One Rhodothermaceae bacterium genomic window carries:
- a CDS encoding sensor histidine kinase, giving the protein MSRHSFRVSTGLKDLIGRGLITNEFVAVFELVKNSFDAHANKVILRFGSDSIHIIDDGKGMSRHDIINKWLFVAYSAKRDGTEDVDYRDSIRKGRRDFAGTKGVGRFSCDRLGKSLVLLSKAKNRPTYKLTTDWTKYEVDAQEDFANIQCDLSQLRPGSQENDLLAAETGTVLHITQLRTSWDRQRLVQLKLELAKLINPIEEISPKFSIEIEARKESDADKQESDPVKKINGPVQNKVMDILKQRTTTLSVHFSDEGQRVETELVDRGEMIYQISEPNTFESLYESEFRAEISFLNRSAKVIFARKMGLRSRDFGSIFLFRNGFRVYPIGNETNDFFGLSRRKQQGWSRYLGTRDLIGVVDVKGIKGIDEATSRDQGLILTREARELQKCVLEKCVIRLERYVVDISWKDKLDKDEDTISRMKLDESSALITSLVSRLAATEGVEIIGFNPDLVRIVSQRSDHFKTSMDAMEQLAGKISDPKLTDYIRAVKDSVRELAREKQEADKIQKKAVKRAIRAEKEAEKAKKQVDKERKRNRFLVAASSLDHDTVLNLHHQIIMYSSDVKHHILRLIKKAKKTIDISYNDLLSSLNVISFRNSQILSAAQFATKSGYVHQAVKTRDDIALYIHDYVEHVSPLWKSRGIEVIVSEPLPQFVVEYQPIDIAILIDNLVTNSVKASATRLCLFLSVISSEKRSEQLVVNVADNGDGWAAEIDPLDTVLEKGTTTTSGAGLGLYHVADVVRSLNGSISLSRTGQSKEWSGASISIRIPK; this is encoded by the coding sequence ATGTCAAGACATAGCTTTCGTGTGAGTACTGGCCTGAAAGACCTCATCGGACGGGGGCTTATTACTAATGAATTTGTCGCAGTCTTTGAACTGGTTAAGAACTCGTTCGATGCCCACGCCAACAAAGTCATACTTCGCTTTGGGAGCGATAGTATTCATATTATTGACGACGGTAAGGGAATGTCAAGGCATGACATAATTAACAAGTGGCTCTTTGTTGCATATTCTGCAAAACGAGATGGAACAGAAGATGTTGACTACAGAGATTCAATACGTAAAGGGAGACGTGATTTTGCCGGCACCAAAGGTGTAGGTCGTTTCTCTTGTGATCGCCTGGGTAAATCTCTAGTTCTCTTATCCAAAGCCAAAAATCGTCCTACATACAAATTGACTACTGACTGGACAAAATATGAGGTAGACGCACAGGAAGATTTTGCGAACATACAATGTGACTTGTCACAACTCCGACCAGGCTCACAAGAAAACGATTTGCTGGCTGCTGAGACTGGAACAGTGTTACATATTACTCAATTGCGCACATCTTGGGACAGGCAACGACTGGTGCAACTGAAATTGGAATTAGCCAAACTTATAAATCCAATAGAAGAGATTTCGCCTAAGTTTTCGATTGAGATAGAAGCCCGCAAGGAATCAGATGCCGATAAGCAGGAGTCAGATCCTGTGAAAAAAATTAATGGTCCCGTACAAAACAAGGTGATGGACATCTTGAAACAACGGACGACTACTCTCTCCGTTCATTTTTCTGACGAAGGTCAACGGGTTGAAACTGAGTTAGTTGATCGCGGAGAGATGATATACCAAATAAGTGAACCCAACACTTTCGAGTCGCTCTATGAATCAGAATTTCGGGCTGAAATTAGTTTTCTGAATCGAAGCGCAAAAGTCATATTTGCCAGGAAAATGGGGCTAAGAAGTAGGGACTTTGGATCAATATTCCTGTTCCGCAATGGGTTTCGAGTATACCCCATCGGAAACGAGACGAACGACTTCTTTGGTTTGAGCCGTAGAAAACAACAGGGATGGAGTCGCTACCTAGGTACTCGAGACCTGATTGGTGTAGTAGATGTCAAAGGGATTAAGGGCATTGATGAAGCTACAAGCCGGGATCAAGGGCTCATATTGACTCGCGAGGCACGTGAGTTGCAAAAGTGCGTGCTCGAAAAATGTGTTATACGCCTTGAGCGGTACGTCGTGGATATTTCCTGGAAGGATAAGTTAGATAAGGATGAGGATACTATTTCACGAATGAAGTTAGACGAAAGTAGTGCTCTGATTACTAGTCTTGTTTCACGCTTAGCGGCCACAGAGGGTGTCGAAATAATCGGATTCAACCCAGATCTTGTTCGAATAGTAAGTCAAAGGTCCGATCATTTCAAAACGTCGATGGATGCTATGGAACAGTTAGCTGGAAAAATATCCGACCCGAAACTTACAGATTATATTAGAGCAGTCAAGGATAGTGTTCGTGAATTGGCTCGTGAAAAGCAGGAGGCGGACAAGATTCAAAAAAAGGCAGTGAAAAGGGCAATTCGTGCAGAAAAGGAAGCGGAAAAGGCCAAAAAACAGGTAGACAAGGAGCGTAAGCGCAATAGATTTTTAGTGGCAGCCTCGTCGCTTGATCACGATACTGTCTTAAATTTACATCATCAAATCATTATGTATTCCTCTGATGTGAAACATCATATTTTGCGCTTGATCAAAAAGGCAAAAAAAACAATCGACATTAGCTACAACGATTTGCTCTCATCCTTGAATGTAATCTCCTTCAGAAATAGTCAGATTCTCTCGGCCGCTCAATTTGCAACAAAGAGTGGATACGTACACCAAGCAGTAAAAACAAGAGACGATATTGCTTTGTACATTCATGACTACGTTGAGCATGTATCGCCACTGTGGAAATCAAGAGGGATTGAGGTGATCGTAAGTGAACCGTTACCCCAGTTTGTCGTGGAGTATCAACCGATTGATATTGCAATACTGATAGATAACCTCGTAACAAATTCCGTTAAGGCCTCGGCTACCCGTCTGTGTCTGTTCTTGAGCGTAATATCGTCAGAAAAGCGATCTGAACAACTTGTTGTTAATGTAGCCGATAATGGAGATGGGTGGGCAGCGGAGATTGATCCACTTGACACCGTACTTGAAAAGGGGACTACTACTACATCAGGTGCAGGACTTGGTCTTTACCATGTTGCCGATGTAGTTCGTTCACTGAACGGATCAATTTCGTTGTCACGCACGGGACAATCTAAAGAATGGTCGGGTGCGTCCATCAGTATTCGCATCCCGAAATGA
- a CDS encoding response regulator: MVGCVHQYSHPEMTLTFSLLVVDDQPATISGAIALLDDHLQEKGFRLKYDVVAIESGDTSSLGNYESGAYDLAIIDFNLGDPNMNGIEEAKYFRNKNQYNELIFYSGQAGLSNLRSELSEAAVDGVFLSTRENLGEALIGVTDIVIGKLTNVNFMRGIAMAEVAEIDVEMLTTLIDIFEDSANADLQELATRIQGKLADKKTTHFEKTVKRFEKDSLSKILEDGKTVTSAEIYQLIIWLLQEIGVMGRSKKKSDRQLWKYNNKVLKPRNILAHAVEKQVQGQPPVLCFKKTGESPSEIDEEWMIGYRRTLWETKEEIKSICNNLLQKLPGRDIREDA; encoded by the coding sequence ATGGTCGGGTGCGTCCATCAGTATTCGCATCCCGAAATGACATTAACCTTCTCGCTTTTGGTCGTTGACGACCAACCGGCTACAATCTCTGGTGCTATTGCCCTTCTGGACGACCATCTGCAAGAGAAAGGATTTCGTTTGAAGTATGATGTAGTGGCCATAGAATCTGGTGATACATCTTCGCTTGGCAATTATGAATCAGGGGCATATGATCTTGCGATTATTGACTTCAACTTGGGTGATCCGAATATGAACGGTATAGAAGAGGCTAAGTACTTTCGCAATAAAAATCAATACAATGAATTGATCTTTTACTCGGGGCAGGCAGGATTATCAAATCTTCGATCGGAGTTGTCGGAGGCCGCAGTTGATGGAGTGTTTCTTAGTACACGTGAAAATCTTGGTGAAGCTCTAATCGGTGTTACTGATATCGTCATTGGAAAGCTTACGAACGTAAACTTCATGCGAGGTATCGCGATGGCGGAAGTGGCGGAAATAGATGTGGAAATGCTGACAACCTTGATTGATATTTTCGAGGATAGTGCCAATGCTGATCTACAAGAGCTGGCAACACGCATACAGGGAAAATTAGCAGATAAAAAAACCACTCATTTCGAGAAAACAGTAAAAAGGTTCGAGAAGGACTCTCTTTCGAAAATCCTAGAAGATGGTAAAACGGTTACATCAGCAGAAATTTATCAACTGATCATTTGGCTTTTGCAAGAGATAGGGGTCATGGGTCGGAGTAAGAAGAAGAGTGATCGGCAATTATGGAAATACAATAACAAAGTGCTCAAGCCTCGTAACATCCTTGCCCACGCTGTAGAAAAGCAAGTTCAGGGGCAGCCTCCTGTCCTCTGTTTTAAGAAAACAGGGGAGTCTCCCTCAGAGATAGATGAGGAGTGGATGATCGGTTACCGTCGTACTTTATGGGAGACTAAAGAAGAAATCAAATCAATCTGCAATAATCTCCTCCAGAAGCTTCCGGGGAGGGACATTCGTGAGGATGCTTAA
- a CDS encoding DNA cytosine methyltransferase gives MTNSNGGAVIECCKGFLSSPTYIDVFSGCGGLSLGLARGNWRGLLAVEKDPWAFNTYKHNLIEGKYRNSFDWPDGIELKPWDIQKLLDTHTHELSQMAGAVDLVVGGPPCQGYSMAGRRNQADPRNRLYEAYIQLLHLVQPSLICFENVTGFTNNFPVDAEESIRNFATELERKLENKYTINSTIINTRDFGVPQARKRYILVGANKDMQSASRIHDFFLELSQNVEIFLNSKGLPHCPTVKDAIGDLELSGNGKSPSIQFPGFDSIRYKSPQTSYQIGMHDGLDGTPSDLRLPRHRKHIIERFESIISHCREDGCPGVTVPEKIREMHGLKKHTVRILKSQGVAPTLTSLPEDLLHYSEPRILTVREYARLQSFPDWFSFKGNYTTGGHKRSQETPRYTQVADAVPPLVSEQIGIILLSILTNVPPRKLLEEIIAD, from the coding sequence ATGACAAATAGCAACGGTGGTGCGGTCATTGAATGCTGTAAAGGGTTTTTGTCCTCCCCAACGTACATTGATGTCTTTTCCGGCTGTGGAGGCCTTAGCCTTGGCCTTGCACGTGGAAACTGGAGGGGATTACTAGCAGTTGAGAAAGATCCGTGGGCCTTTAATACGTACAAACACAACTTAATTGAAGGAAAGTACCGTAATAGTTTCGATTGGCCCGACGGAATTGAACTTAAACCCTGGGACATCCAGAAATTGCTAGATACACATACACATGAGCTGTCACAGATGGCGGGTGCGGTGGATCTGGTAGTTGGAGGGCCCCCATGTCAGGGTTATTCTATGGCAGGAAGAAGAAATCAGGCTGATCCTCGTAATCGCCTATACGAGGCGTACATTCAGCTATTGCATTTGGTCCAGCCTAGCCTAATTTGTTTTGAAAATGTCACCGGATTCACCAACAACTTCCCCGTTGATGCCGAAGAATCAATTCGAAATTTTGCTACCGAACTTGAACGGAAATTAGAAAATAAGTACACAATTAATAGCACAATTATCAATACACGAGACTTTGGTGTTCCCCAGGCGCGAAAGCGGTACATCCTCGTAGGCGCGAATAAAGATATGCAGTCTGCTTCCCGCATTCATGATTTCTTTCTCGAGCTCAGTCAAAATGTAGAAATATTTCTTAACTCAAAGGGACTTCCCCACTGTCCAACAGTCAAAGACGCTATTGGGGATCTAGAATTGTCTGGCAACGGCAAGTCCCCAAGCATTCAATTCCCTGGATTTGATTCAATTCGATATAAATCACCTCAGACATCATATCAAATCGGGATGCACGACGGTTTAGATGGTACACCATCAGACTTAAGACTTCCACGTCACAGGAAACATATAATAGAGCGATTTGAGTCGATTATCTCGCACTGTAGGGAAGACGGGTGCCCCGGTGTAACCGTTCCAGAAAAAATACGGGAGATGCACGGACTGAAAAAGCACACGGTTCGTATCCTTAAATCCCAAGGAGTAGCTCCGACACTCACAAGCCTGCCAGAAGATTTATTACATTATTCAGAACCTAGAATACTCACTGTTAGAGAATATGCGCGACTACAATCGTTTCCAGACTGGTTTTCTTTTAAAGGCAATTATACGACCGGAGGGCATAAGAGAAGCCAAGAAACACCGCGATATACTCAGGTAGCGGATGCTGTCCCGCCACTTGTATCGGAGCAAATTGGCATCATTCTGTTAAGCATCCTCACGAATGTCCCTCCCCGGAAGCTTCTGGAGGAGATTATTGCAGATTGA
- the dcm gene encoding DNA (cytosine-5-)-methyltransferase gives MAMKMETFADLFCGIGGFHYAAANLGLRCVFACDIDEAACRQYKENFGLEPERDIYDVVATDIPDHDLLFAGFPCQPFSIIGDRKGLGDSRGLLAFEIVRVLRAKQPAAFVLENVRQFATIGKGAVIRSLLCELGESGYNCDWRILNALNYGLPQKRERTIIVGFLEQQTMDQFKWPVSARKYKPLSEILEDDPDARFLASDYIRDKRKAAHTPQIAPSIWHENKGGNISSHPYSCALRAGASYNYLLVNGERRLTPREMLRLQGFSDSFDIIGNDSQIRKQVGNAVPVPMVQAVINEVLDANKSTWRVPEARTVSA, from the coding sequence ATGGCAATGAAAATGGAGACGTTTGCTGACTTGTTTTGCGGTATTGGGGGCTTTCACTACGCGGCTGCTAACTTGGGCCTGCGCTGCGTTTTCGCTTGTGATATTGATGAGGCGGCGTGCAGACAATACAAGGAGAATTTCGGACTTGAACCAGAGAGGGACATTTATGATGTGGTGGCCACGGATATACCAGATCATGATTTGCTGTTTGCCGGATTTCCGTGCCAGCCATTCAGCATTATCGGCGACAGGAAGGGGCTAGGGGATTCCAGAGGTCTCTTGGCATTTGAGATTGTCCGCGTGCTTCGGGCAAAGCAACCGGCGGCGTTTGTCCTCGAGAATGTTCGCCAGTTCGCCACAATTGGCAAGGGCGCAGTAATCCGCTCGCTTCTATGCGAATTGGGAGAATCCGGCTATAACTGCGACTGGCGAATTTTGAATGCTTTGAATTATGGCCTCCCTCAGAAGCGAGAACGAACGATAATTGTCGGTTTCCTTGAACAGCAGACAATGGATCAATTCAAGTGGCCCGTTTCTGCGCGAAAATATAAGCCGTTGTCTGAAATTCTTGAGGACGACCCGGACGCCAGGTTTTTGGCAAGCGACTACATACGAGATAAGCGAAAGGCGGCTCACACTCCCCAGATCGCACCGTCGATCTGGCACGAGAATAAGGGCGGCAACATTAGCAGTCACCCATATTCGTGTGCACTTCGGGCTGGCGCGTCTTATAATTACTTACTGGTCAATGGCGAGCGCAGGCTTACACCTAGAGAAATGTTACGGCTTCAGGGATTTTCAGACAGCTTTGATATAATTGGCAATGATAGCCAGATTAGGAAACAGGTGGGGAATGCCGTCCCCGTCCCTATGGTTCAAGCAGTCATAAACGAGGTGCTAGATGCAAACAAGAGTACGTGGCGGGTTCCAGAAGCGCGAACCGTATCCGCTTAA
- the vsr gene encoding DNA mismatch endonuclease Vsr encodes MDRLTPKQRSKIMAAIRSKDTKPELFVRRQLHALGYRFRLHRKDLPGKPDIVFPSRKCVIFVHGCFWHGHGCRPNALPTTRREYWGPKIKGNMARDERNRNDLEAAGWNVLTVWECDLRQPKSLDSVAAWLDAHSVMRGPKNGSGQMNP; translated from the coding sequence ATGGATCGACTCACTCCGAAACAGCGTAGCAAGATAATGGCGGCTATTCGCTCTAAGGACACGAAGCCCGAACTGTTCGTGCGACGGCAACTGCATGCACTCGGCTACCGGTTTCGATTACACCGAAAAGATTTGCCCGGGAAACCAGACATTGTGTTCCCTTCCCGAAAATGCGTGATCTTCGTGCACGGTTGTTTTTGGCACGGACATGGCTGTAGACCTAACGCGCTTCCGACAACTAGGCGCGAATACTGGGGGCCTAAGATCAAAGGAAATATGGCGCGTGACGAACGAAACCGCAACGATCTTGAGGCGGCGGGATGGAATGTATTGACAGTTTGGGAATGCGACTTAAGACAGCCAAAATCATTGGACTCCGTGGCAGCTTGGCTGGACGCGCATAGCGTAATGCGTGGACCAAAAAATGGAAGTGGACAAATGAATCCGTGA
- a CDS encoding glycoside hydrolase yields MIIKKVSPKGRSVRVTFELPLEEAQHSASIVGSFNNWDATEHPMTRNDRKGVWTKALSFKPGSKIEFRYFIDGHRWHNEPQADTYEPNPHYSDNSVLTL; encoded by the coding sequence ATGATTATCAAAAAAGTCAGCCCTAAAGGGCGCTCAGTACGTGTCACGTTTGAACTTCCTCTGGAGGAAGCTCAGCACAGTGCCAGCATCGTTGGAAGTTTCAATAACTGGGACGCGACGGAGCATCCGATGACCCGCAACGATCGTAAAGGTGTCTGGACAAAGGCACTATCGTTCAAGCCGGGCTCCAAAATTGAATTCCGTTACTTCATTGACGGACACAGATGGCATAACGAGCCCCAAGCCGACACGTATGAGCCGAATCCACACTATTCGGATAACAGCGTCCTGACGCTTTAA
- a CDS encoding spore maturation protein: MNIVQVFLDYASALVLPAILIGFPLYGMIRKVRVYEVFVDGAKEGFHVAVMIIPYLIAILFAIGMFRASGAMDFLTDLLRPVVGLIGIPAEVIPMGIVRPLTGSGSVGIVLDMINQFGEDSIFVKMVATMFGSTETTFYVIAVYFGAVNIRKTRHAVPAGLIADVFAMIAAVYVVLFLFG, encoded by the coding sequence ATGAATATAGTACAGGTATTTCTGGACTACGCATCTGCACTGGTCCTACCGGCAATCCTGATCGGCTTCCCGCTCTACGGGATGATCCGCAAGGTTCGTGTCTACGAAGTCTTTGTGGACGGTGCCAAAGAGGGGTTTCACGTCGCCGTAATGATCATCCCCTATTTGATCGCAATCCTTTTTGCGATCGGGATGTTTCGCGCCAGCGGCGCAATGGACTTCCTAACCGACCTCCTTCGACCTGTCGTCGGATTGATCGGCATCCCCGCTGAGGTAATCCCCATGGGTATAGTCCGTCCGTTGACGGGATCTGGATCCGTCGGGATTGTCCTAGACATGATCAACCAGTTCGGCGAAGATTCCATCTTCGTCAAAATGGTCGCCACCATGTTCGGCTCCACCGAAACCACGTTTTATGTGATTGCGGTCTACTTTGGTGCCGTGAATATCCGAAAAACGCGTCACGCCGTTCCAGCGGGGCTCATTGCAGATGTATTCGCAATGATTGCCGCGGTCTACGTCGTCCTATTCCTGTTCGGTTAA
- a CDS encoding nucleoside recognition protein, whose translation MLNHIWGGLIVLSLVFALTSDLTDFVQDTYRNGTPLPITVTFDEEYNADARRQYVDVQLLGSDLATHYGDSSITGNTWPGILLQTSAGRELRFAAEASLAEPLQTVCQETGQDDCRGALQGTPTGAEWQTAITFGPVRWVKMNAIASAALDFARTAVTLALGLIGGLGLWMGLLKIAEASGMLHALVRFTQPLIRPLFPKVPKDHPALGMIVLNLSANMLGMGNAATPLGIKAMQELQTLNETEDTATDPMVMLLTMNTASVQILPPVTLVAIMGLQINQLFFSILITTALSLIVGITAVKLLGRLKRYREVTP comes from the coding sequence ATGTTGAATCATATCTGGGGTGGACTGATTGTCCTGAGTCTGGTATTCGCTCTGACGAGTGATCTAACGGATTTTGTGCAGGATACCTACCGTAACGGCACCCCTCTGCCCATCACGGTCACGTTTGATGAGGAGTACAATGCCGATGCCCGTCGACAATATGTAGACGTACAGCTCTTGGGAAGTGATCTTGCGACCCACTACGGAGACAGCTCTATCACTGGTAACACCTGGCCTGGTATACTTCTTCAGACGTCTGCGGGACGTGAACTCCGGTTTGCAGCAGAGGCCTCCCTCGCAGAGCCTCTGCAAACGGTCTGCCAGGAAACAGGTCAGGATGACTGTCGTGGTGCCTTGCAGGGCACCCCCACCGGCGCCGAATGGCAAACGGCCATCACTTTTGGTCCCGTGCGCTGGGTCAAGATGAATGCCATAGCCTCTGCTGCACTGGATTTTGCCAGGACAGCAGTCACCCTGGCCCTTGGACTGATTGGAGGCCTGGGGCTGTGGATGGGGCTTCTCAAGATCGCAGAAGCATCCGGCATGCTCCATGCATTGGTCCGCTTCACGCAGCCGCTCATCCGACCACTCTTCCCGAAAGTCCCCAAGGATCACCCCGCTCTAGGGATGATCGTCCTCAACCTTTCTGCGAATATGCTGGGAATGGGCAATGCAGCCACACCCCTCGGCATCAAAGCCATGCAAGAGCTTCAGACACTCAACGAAACCGAAGACACCGCAACAGACCCGATGGTCATGCTGCTCACCATGAATACCGCCAGCGTACAGATCCTTCCCCCAGTCACGCTGGTTGCCATCATGGGGCTGCAAATCAACCAGCTGTTTTTCTCCATCCTGATTACGACCGCACTTTCCCTGATCGTGGGGATTACTGCTGTCAAGCTTTTAGGACGGCTCAAACGCTACCGCGAGGTGACACCATGA
- a CDS encoding cytochrome c, which yields MRIMFGLTSVLIAASACSNPDPELQQRLGSAVYSTYCHSCHEAPGTGPRLTPAVLASRLDAAKLYTYNQQQMPYNAAETLSDEDYLNVTAWLLVRANLLGPNTTLSMRNMETVLLSPPTEEVSPSTPKP from the coding sequence ATGCGGATCATGTTTGGACTGACATCCGTCCTGATTGCCGCTTCCGCCTGTTCAAACCCGGATCCCGAGTTGCAGCAAAGACTTGGCAGTGCCGTCTACTCCACCTATTGCCATAGTTGTCACGAAGCTCCCGGAACTGGCCCACGACTGACCCCTGCAGTTCTTGCCTCCCGACTCGATGCAGCCAAGCTCTATACCTACAATCAACAGCAGATGCCCTATAATGCGGCGGAAACGCTCTCAGATGAGGACTATCTGAATGTGACTGCGTGGCTTCTTGTACGTGCAAACCTGCTCGGACCAAACACCACACTTAGTATGCGCAATATGGAAACTGTTTTACTCTCCCCTCCAACCGAAGAGGTATCCCCTTCCACGCCCAAACCTTGA